A section of the Campylobacter lanienae NCTC 13004 genome encodes:
- the folD gene encoding bifunctional methylenetetrahydrofolate dehydrogenase/methenyltetrahydrofolate cyclohydrolase FolD yields MQIIDGKEISNRVKQRVADEVLELKSKGITPTLAVVLVGEDKASQTYVASKERSTIAAHMGSVAHKLPETTTQSELLALIKLLNNDDSIDGILVQLPLPKHIDTNAILEAIDPNKDVDGFHAINVGRLNSGLDGFVPCTPLGIMELFKAYNIEVSGKNAVVIGRSNIVGKPMAALLLNAGATVTIAHSKTKDLASVCKNAQIIVVAVGKPNFLKADMVSDGAIVIDVGINRLDSGKLVGDCDYESVAPKCSMITPVPGGVGPMTIAMLLSNTLKSAKNRKLKG; encoded by the coding sequence ATGCAAATAATTGATGGCAAAGAGATAAGCAATAGGGTTAAACAAAGAGTTGCTGATGAGGTTTTGGAGCTAAAAAGCAAAGGAATTACGCCAACTCTAGCCGTGGTTTTAGTAGGCGAAGATAAGGCTAGCCAAACCTATGTCGCTAGTAAAGAGAGATCTACTATTGCTGCTCACATGGGCTCAGTAGCTCACAAGCTACCTGAAACTACAACGCAAAGTGAGCTTTTGGCTTTGATTAAGCTTTTAAATAATGATGATAGTATAGATGGAATTTTAGTTCAACTTCCACTTCCAAAGCATATTGATACAAATGCTATTTTAGAAGCGATCGATCCAAATAAAGATGTAGATGGATTTCACGCTATAAATGTAGGTAGATTAAATAGCGGTCTTGATGGATTTGTGCCTTGTACGCCACTTGGGATAATGGAGCTTTTCAAAGCTTATAATATAGAAGTAAGTGGCAAAAATGCCGTGGTTATAGGTAGAAGCAATATAGTAGGCAAGCCTATGGCGGCACTGCTACTAAATGCTGGGGCTACTGTGACTATAGCTCACTCTAAAACTAAAGATTTAGCAAGCGTCTGTAAAAATGCCCAAATCATAGTAGTAGCAGTAGGCAAGCCAAATTTCTTAAAAGCCGATATGGTAAGTGATGGGGCAATAGTAATTGATGTAGGGATAAATCGCTTAGATAGTGGTAAATTAGTTGGCGATTGTGATTATGAGAGTGTAGCACCTAAATGCTCTATGATAACGCCCGTACCAGGAGGAGTAGGGCCAATGACAATTGCTATGCTACTTAGCAATACGCTAAAATCAGCTAAAAATAGAAAATTAAAAGGCTAA
- a CDS encoding c-type cytochrome, with protein sequence MKFISFFLLFATFAFCSEFITKSEYAKMLYKNPRGIGCHKCHGDKGEGALIVKYKAFNKKSNKYEEKSLKAPRINNLDFKRFQAAITDSKGIMPSYFLTQNEILNLFEYITSFNKDKKDEK encoded by the coding sequence ATGAAATTTATTAGCTTTTTTTTGCTTTTTGCTACTTTTGCTTTTTGTAGTGAGTTTATCACCAAAAGTGAATACGCCAAAATGCTATACAAAAATCCAAGAGGCATAGGGTGTCATAAATGCCACGGCGATAAGGGCGAGGGAGCCTTAATAGTCAAATACAAAGCATTTAACAAAAAGAGTAATAAATATGAAGAGAAATCTCTAAAAGCACCAAGGATAAATAATCTCGATTTCAAAAGATTTCAAGCAGCTATTACTGATTCTAAGGGCATTATGCCATCATATTTTCTTACTCAAAATGAGATTTTAAATTTATTTGAATACATAACTTCATTTAATAAGGATAAAAAAGATGAGAAATAA
- the hemL gene encoding glutamate-1-semialdehyde 2,1-aminomutase, whose translation MRNKDEFLKAQKYIPGGVNSPVRAFGSVGSTPVMIDRGEREFIYDIENNEYIDYVLSWGPLIFGHCDKDIEDAVISTAKKGLSFGAPCLLETELAQLVLSKFPHLDKIRFVSSGTEATMSAIRLARGYSKKDGIIKFEGCYHGHSDGLLVKAGSGATTFGYSSSLGVPNDIVKNTHLAKYNDLNSVKECFKNGDIGVIIVEPIAGNMGLVPGSDEFLHGLRKICDENGAVLIFDEVMSGFRASATGSYGLNKIEVDIVTFGKVIGGGMPCAAYAGKNEIMELISPLGGVYQAGTLSGNPVAMAAGLAALNKIYNMPNLYDELGKKSKFIIDTMQDSANEMGIPLQTTMRGSMWGFFFNENPVTNYTQALQSDTNLFAKFHAQMLKRGVYLAPSQFETCFVCKPLSQTSLDKTAQAIKESFKSL comes from the coding sequence ATGAGAAATAAAGATGAATTCCTCAAAGCACAAAAATATATTCCAGGTGGTGTAAATTCGCCTGTTCGTGCCTTTGGTTCAGTTGGTTCTACTCCTGTGATGATAGATAGGGGTGAGCGTGAGTTTATCTATGATATCGAAAATAATGAGTATATTGATTATGTTTTAAGCTGGGGGCCACTCATCTTTGGGCATTGTGATAAAGATATAGAAGATGCCGTGATATCAACGGCTAAAAAGGGACTAAGCTTTGGTGCGCCATGCTTATTAGAAACTGAGCTTGCTCAATTAGTATTATCTAAATTCCCTCATTTAGATAAAATTCGCTTTGTTAGTAGCGGGACTGAAGCTACTATGAGCGCTATTAGATTAGCTCGTGGATATAGCAAAAAAGATGGAATAATCAAATTTGAAGGTTGCTATCACGGTCATAGCGATGGATTATTAGTTAAAGCCGGTAGTGGAGCTACCACTTTTGGATATTCAAGTAGCTTAGGCGTCCCAAATGATATAGTCAAAAACACTCATCTAGCCAAATATAATGATCTAAATAGCGTCAAAGAGTGCTTTAAAAATGGTGATATTGGCGTTATTATCGTTGAGCCAATCGCTGGAAATATGGGATTGGTGCCTGGTAGCGATGAGTTTTTACATGGGCTTAGAAAGATTTGTGATGAAAATGGTGCGGTTTTAATCTTTGATGAAGTTATGAGTGGATTTAGAGCTAGTGCCACTGGTAGCTATGGATTAAATAAGATTGAAGTCGATATAGTTACCTTTGGTAAGGTCATTGGTGGCGGTATGCCGTGTGCTGCTTATGCTGGAAAAAATGAGATAATGGAGCTAATTAGCCCACTTGGTGGAGTCTATCAAGCTGGGACGCTTAGCGGTAATCCTGTTGCTATGGCTGCTGGACTAGCTGCGTTAAATAAAATTTATAATATGCCAAATTTATATGATGAGCTTGGTAAAAAGAGTAAATTTATAATTGATACTATGCAAGATAGCGCAAATGAGATGGGAATTCCACTTCAAACAACTATGCGTGGGTCTATGTGGGGATTTTTCTTCAATGAAAATCCTGTTACTAACTACACTCAAGCCCTACAAAGCGATACAAATTTATTTGCCAAATTCCACGCTCAAATGCTAAAGCGTGGCGTCTATCTAGCACCAAGCCAGTTTGAAACTTGCTTTGTTTGCAAGCCTCTAAGCCAAACTAGCTTAGACAAAACGGCACAAGCTATAAAAGAGAGTTTTAAATCACTATGA
- a CDS encoding AtpZ/AtpI family protein — MSQKSKKINTAIKAADSLSLGISIVVAVLIGFGIGWGLKELTGSNWGLGVGIFIGVGAAINNIYKAYKSQVKSYEEFKEKR, encoded by the coding sequence ATGAGCCAAAAAAGCAAAAAGATAAACACCGCAATAAAAGCCGCTGATAGCCTAAGTCTTGGGATCTCAATCGTAGTTGCGGTGCTTATAGGCTTTGGGATCGGCTGGGGATTAAAAGAGCTAACAGGCTCAAACTGGGGGCTTGGAGTTGGTATTTTCATAGGTGTTGGCGCTGCGATAAATAATATCTATAAGGCCTATAAATCTCAAGTTAAAAGCTATGAAGAGTTTAAAGAAAAGAGATGA